The window GCTGGTAGTCGTTCGAGGCGATCGTCTTCTCGCTCATGAGGCGAATTCTCCCGTGTCGGGCCCGGCGACGATCACTCAGGTCGTGGACGCGGCGGCGATGGCGGCCAGAAGTGGCTCGGCCAGCTCGGCGCGCGCGATGACCAGGTCGGGCAGGAGCGGGTCCGGCCGGTTGTAGACCAGCGGCGATCCGTCGAGGCGGCTGGTGTGCACGCCGGCGGCGCGGGCGACCGCGACGGGCGCCGCGGAGTCCCACTCGTACTGACCTCCGCCGTGGACGTAGGCGTCGACCTCGCCGAGGACGACCGCGGTGACCTTGTAGCCCGCCGAGCCCATCGGGACCAGCTCCGCGCCGAGCGCCTCCGCGACCGCCACGGCGACCGCGGGCGGGCGCGTGCGGCTGACCGCGATGCGGATCGGGCTGCCGTCCGCGGCCTCGGGCACGCGCTGCGCCCCGTCGGAGCAGAGCACCAGGCCCCGCCCGGGCAGGGCGACCGCGCCCACGGTCAGGTCCCCCGCGGCACCGGCGGAGCGCTCCCACAGGGCGACGTGGACGGCCCAGTCGTGGCGACCCTCGCCGAACTCGCGGGTGCCGTCGAGCGGATCGACGATCCAGACCCGGTCGGCGTCGAGCCGGATCGGGTTGTCCTTGGCCTCCTCGGACAGCACGGCGTCGTCCGGACGGGCCGTGGACAGGCGCGCGGCGAGCAGGTCCTGGGCGGCGGCGTCGCCGGCCTTGCGCAGGTCGGCCTCGTCACCCTCCCAGCCGGCGCGGAGCTCGGCCAGGCGCTCCCCGGCGGCCGCCGCGAGCTCCCGGGCGAGCGCGAGGTCGTCCAGCGCCTGTTCCGATCCAGCGTCGTACGCCACGTGCGATTCCCCTCGTGAAGCGGCGGCCCGGGCGTCGCGCCGGGTCCGATCCGCCGATCAGCGTACGGGGCGGCCGGCGTGGGGGCAGTCACCGTGCGAGGCGGTCGGGGACGAAGGCCGCCGCGGCCAGGGCCGAGACCACCGCCGCCGCGGCGGCGACCGCGAAGACCGGCCGGCCGGTCCCGCTGTCGACGAGCACGGCGAGCAGGCTCGTGCCGAGGATGCTGCCGAGGTACCGCGAGGAC of the Sporichthya polymorpha DSM 43042 genome contains:
- a CDS encoding inositol monophosphatase family protein, with the protein product MAYDAGSEQALDDLALARELAAAAGERLAELRAGWEGDEADLRKAGDAAAQDLLAARLSTARPDDAVLSEEAKDNPIRLDADRVWIVDPLDGTREFGEGRHDWAVHVALWERSAGAAGDLTVGAVALPGRGLVLCSDGAQRVPEAADGSPIRIAVSRTRPPAVAVAVAEALGAELVPMGSAGYKVTAVVLGEVDAYVHGGGQYEWDSAAPVAVARAAGVHTSRLDGSPLVYNRPDPLLPDLVIARAELAEPLLAAIAAASTT